The following proteins are co-located in the Pseudomonas antarctica genome:
- a CDS encoding molecular chaperone yields MYSASRHWWAAGLSGLLALAAGQAQAASSVLIWPIDPVLEADQQASALWLENRGTETANLQIRVFAWSQSGFDEQYQNQRDVIGSPPVAKIEPGQKQLVRLTRTKQVPPGQELAYRIIIDEIPSATPAPAPADGKTAAAIRFQMRYSVPLFAYGPGLWSKVDGTRDRDPKSAGKPDLSWKKVTVGGRNYVEMRNQGAVHARLTDATFKQGGQPRPLVEGLMGYVLPGATMRWPVPDGLPADQPLQVRVNGATQLESLAPGR; encoded by the coding sequence ATGTATTCAGCTTCCCGGCACTGGTGGGCAGCAGGTTTGAGCGGGTTGTTGGCGTTAGCGGCGGGGCAGGCCCAGGCGGCCAGTTCGGTGCTGATCTGGCCGATTGATCCGGTGTTGGAGGCTGATCAACAGGCCAGCGCACTGTGGCTGGAAAATCGCGGCACGGAGACCGCCAACCTGCAAATCCGCGTGTTTGCCTGGTCCCAGAGCGGCTTCGATGAGCAGTACCAGAACCAGCGCGACGTGATCGGCAGCCCGCCGGTGGCGAAAATCGAACCGGGCCAGAAGCAATTGGTGCGCTTGACCCGTACCAAACAAGTGCCACCGGGCCAGGAGCTGGCCTATCGCATCATCATCGATGAGATCCCCTCGGCCACCCCTGCGCCGGCCCCTGCGGATGGCAAGACCGCCGCCGCGATCCGCTTCCAGATGCGTTATTCGGTGCCCTTGTTCGCCTATGGCCCAGGCCTTTGGAGCAAGGTTGACGGTACGCGCGATCGCGACCCCAAGAGCGCCGGCAAACCTGACTTGAGCTGGAAGAAAGTCACGGTGGGCGGGCGCAACTACGTCGAAATGCGCAACCAGGGCGCCGTTCACGCGCGCTTGACCGATGCCACATTCAAGCAGGGCGGCCAACCTCGTCCGCTGGTGGAAGGCTTGATGGGGTATGTACTGCCGGGTGCGACCATGCGCTGGCCAGTGCCGGATGGACTGCCGGCCGATCAGCCGCTGCAGGTACGAGTCAATGGTGCAACGCAATTGGAGAGCCTTGCGCCGGGGCGGTAA
- a CDS encoding anti-sigma factor family protein yields MISLPPSERDLHAYVDHQLLESDRRVLETYLAAHPDIAAQVQAWQQDAHLLRASLSGALQQPANPDLDPALIRLRIKHQSRRHFATAAVLLIAVSLGGVGGWHAREATQPPMLPMADAMQAYRLFAQDGIMPADYKTQDGGTMQAWLDRYFNQAHRLPDLSQSGFKPVSGRLLTTDQGAAAMVLYEDPTGRRISFYIRPPGPDNGFLPRGSRSADGLQAEYWSGAGYNYAMVSPVDQPATQMLKF; encoded by the coding sequence ATGATCAGCCTGCCCCCCAGCGAACGCGATTTGCATGCCTACGTCGACCACCAACTGTTGGAGAGCGACCGTCGCGTGCTTGAAACCTACTTGGCGGCGCACCCCGACATCGCCGCTCAGGTACAGGCCTGGCAGCAGGATGCGCACCTGCTGCGTGCGTCACTGAGCGGGGCCTTGCAACAACCGGCCAACCCCGACCTGGACCCGGCACTGATTCGCCTACGCATCAAGCATCAGTCCCGTCGCCACTTCGCCACCGCAGCCGTGTTGCTGATCGCCGTCAGCCTCGGCGGCGTGGGGGGATGGCATGCCCGCGAAGCCACTCAACCGCCGATGTTGCCGATGGCCGATGCCATGCAGGCTTACCGCCTGTTTGCCCAGGACGGCATCATGCCCGCCGACTACAAGACGCAGGATGGCGGCACCATGCAGGCGTGGCTGGACCGTTATTTCAACCAGGCGCATCGCCTGCCGGACTTGAGCCAGTCCGGTTTCAAACCGGTGAGCGGGCGCCTGCTCACCACGGACCAAGGCGCGGCAGCCATGGTGCTGTACGAAGACCCGACAGGTCGCCGCATCAGCTTCTATATTCGCCCGCCGGGCCCGGACAACGGCTTCCTGCCCCGTGGCAGCCGCAGCGCCGATGGCTTGCAAGCCGAATACTGGTCCGGCGCCGGGTACAACTATGCGATGGTCAGCCCGGTGGATCAGCCCGCCACGCAGATGTTGAAGTTCTAG
- a CDS encoding catalase family peroxidase: MVDHSSPPRPPLSTASLIARLAGIGAVVAVVAGAFAYVNGTLDPQRLRPKTLVNALEANNGLHPGFRRNHAKGVCVAGYFESSADARAYSSAQVFSAAKTPVIGRFALPSGNPYAPDSSVPIRSFALQFSQANGQQWRTGMNSMPVFPVGTPEAFYQMLKAGAPDPATGKPNPASIPAFFAAHPETAPFLAWVKTAKPSASYATETYNGINAFYLVSADGKRQAVRWGVVPQSQDAAGDTAPSGSDFLEKDLVQRLTSGPLRWQLNMTLANPGDPLDDASKPWVGEHKVLNAGTLVLQSSQPQAEGDCRDINFDPLILPNGIQASNDPLLAARSAAYASSYLRRAGEVSPLHSAPLESKP; encoded by the coding sequence ATGGTAGATCACTCATCACCGCCCCGTCCTCCCTTGAGTACCGCGAGCCTGATCGCGCGGCTCGCCGGTATCGGTGCTGTGGTTGCAGTTGTTGCTGGGGCGTTTGCCTACGTCAACGGCACGCTTGACCCACAGCGCCTGCGCCCCAAAACCCTGGTCAATGCTCTGGAAGCCAATAACGGTTTGCACCCGGGCTTCCGACGCAATCATGCCAAAGGCGTGTGCGTGGCCGGTTACTTCGAGAGCAGCGCCGACGCGCGTGCTTACTCCAGTGCGCAGGTGTTCAGCGCGGCTAAAACCCCGGTGATTGGTCGATTTGCCTTGCCCAGCGGCAACCCCTATGCGCCGGACAGCAGTGTGCCGATTCGCAGCTTTGCGCTGCAATTCAGCCAGGCCAACGGCCAGCAATGGCGCACGGGGATGAACAGCATGCCGGTGTTCCCGGTGGGCACGCCTGAGGCGTTCTACCAGATGCTCAAGGCCGGCGCGCCAGACCCTGCGACCGGTAAGCCAAACCCGGCGAGTATACCGGCGTTTTTTGCCGCGCACCCGGAAACCGCGCCGTTCCTGGCATGGGTAAAGACCGCCAAGCCATCGGCGAGTTACGCGACTGAAACCTACAACGGCATCAATGCGTTTTATCTGGTGAGCGCCGACGGCAAGCGCCAGGCGGTGCGTTGGGGGGTAGTGCCGCAGAGCCAGGATGCGGCGGGTGATACCGCGCCCTCGGGCAGCGACTTCCTGGAAAAAGACCTGGTGCAGCGCCTGACGTCGGGCCCGCTGCGCTGGCAGTTGAACATGACGCTGGCCAACCCCGGTGACCCGCTGGACGATGCGAGCAAACCCTGGGTGGGCGAACACAAGGTGCTCAACGCCGGCACTCTGGTGCTGCAAAGCAGCCAGCCGCAAGCGGAGGGTGATTGCCGCGATATCAACTTTGACCCGCTGATTTTGCCCAATGGTATCCAAGCCTCCAACGACCCGCTGCTGGCAGCACGTTCGGCTGCCTATGCCAGTTCGTACCTGCGCCGCGCCGGTGAAGTCAGCCCCTTGCACAGCGCCCCCCTGGAGTCGAAGCCATGA
- a CDS encoding fimbria/pilus outer membrane usher protein yields METSIDGHKALVSHDRARCLWRSVWVVSGLCGLVLAPPGAAAPLPPPPSSMEAVADAQLFLELVVNQRDTGRVVAVNQRAGQLFLPASVLQEVGMKLPGEVPAEVALENLPGLHTDYDSQGQRLMLTVPPAWLPEQFIGSRDNYPRTQALTSFGALLNYDAYLNDTDDAGTYLGIFNEVRLFDTWGTLSNTGQYRTTIGRETVGSSLDNGYRRYDTTWRFSDDERLLTYEAGDVISGALPWSTSVRLGGVQVSRDFAVRPDLVTYPLPQFAGEAAVPSSVDLFINGYKSSSADLQPGPYTLTNVPFINGAGEAVVVTTDTLGRQVSTTVPFYVTSTLLQKGLSDFSVAAGNLRRDYTVRDFGYGPGVASGTFRYGLSDAFTLESHAEASNDLTLGGVGGNLRVGNFGVLNTAISQSQYDGGTGQQLSLGYQYSNQHYSLSYQRVERRDQYADLSLIDTPYASLSKRSQQATLSLNLNEFGSLGVGYFDVQAADNSRTRLVNMTWSKPLWRNSSFYLSANHEVGDSSWAVQAQVVVPFDVYGSLSLGTERSKTGQSQQRVNYSRAVPAEGGVGFNLGYASGDGPAYRQADLTWRLQSVQLQAGVYGSSDAQTRWADATGSLVWMDNQVFAANRVNDAFVVVSTDGVGGVPVRYENQVVGETDRNGHLLVPWTSAYYRAKYEIDPLNLPSNVQVPNVEQRVAVRRGSGYLLEFPVRRVLAASITLVDAQHQDLPLGSQVRHEQSGALAVVGWDGLVYLENLVAHNTLQVTVGDGQTCQATFELDTTQEQVPLIGPLVCQ; encoded by the coding sequence ATGGAGACGTCCATTGATGGACACAAAGCCTTGGTGAGCCACGATCGGGCTCGATGTCTATGGCGATCGGTGTGGGTGGTGAGTGGCCTCTGCGGGCTGGTGCTTGCGCCGCCGGGCGCCGCCGCGCCGTTGCCGCCCCCTCCCAGCAGTATGGAGGCTGTTGCCGATGCACAGTTATTCCTGGAACTGGTGGTCAACCAGAGGGACACCGGCCGCGTGGTCGCCGTCAATCAGCGCGCCGGGCAGCTGTTTTTGCCGGCGTCGGTGTTGCAGGAAGTCGGCATGAAACTGCCGGGTGAGGTCCCCGCCGAGGTGGCGCTGGAAAATCTGCCAGGCCTGCACACCGATTACGACAGCCAGGGCCAGCGCCTGATGCTCACGGTGCCGCCTGCCTGGTTGCCGGAGCAGTTTATCGGCAGTCGTGACAATTACCCGCGTACCCAGGCGCTGACCAGTTTCGGGGCGTTGCTCAACTACGACGCCTACCTCAACGATACGGATGACGCGGGCACCTATCTCGGCATCTTCAACGAAGTCAGGCTGTTCGATACCTGGGGCACCTTGTCCAATACCGGCCAGTACCGCACCACTATTGGCCGGGAGACCGTTGGCAGCAGTCTGGACAATGGCTATCGGCGTTATGACACTACCTGGCGATTCTCCGACGATGAACGCCTGTTGACCTATGAAGCGGGCGACGTCATCAGCGGTGCCTTGCCCTGGAGCACCTCGGTGCGCCTGGGCGGGGTGCAAGTGTCGCGGGACTTTGCAGTGCGCCCGGACCTGGTCACCTACCCCTTGCCGCAGTTTGCCGGGGAGGCGGCTGTGCCGTCGTCGGTGGACTTGTTTATCAATGGTTATAAGTCCAGCAGCGCCGATCTGCAGCCTGGCCCCTACACCCTCACCAACGTGCCGTTTATCAACGGCGCCGGGGAGGCGGTGGTGGTCACCACCGATACGCTGGGTCGGCAGGTCTCGACCACGGTGCCGTTCTATGTCACCAGTACCCTGTTGCAAAAGGGCTTGTCAGACTTCTCGGTGGCGGCCGGTAACCTGCGCCGCGATTACACCGTGCGTGATTTCGGCTACGGCCCCGGCGTGGCCAGCGGCACCTTTCGTTACGGGCTGTCGGACGCGTTTACCCTGGAAAGCCACGCCGAAGCCTCCAATGACCTGACCCTGGGTGGTGTGGGCGGCAACCTTCGCGTCGGCAACTTCGGCGTGCTCAATACGGCCATCAGCCAAAGCCAGTATGACGGCGGGACAGGCCAGCAACTGAGCCTGGGCTACCAATACAGCAACCAGCATTACAGCCTGTCGTATCAGCGCGTGGAGCGGCGCGATCAATATGCTGACCTGAGCCTGATCGACACCCCCTACGCCAGCCTCAGCAAGCGCAGCCAGCAGGCGACGTTGAGCCTTAACCTCAACGAGTTCGGCAGCCTGGGCGTGGGCTATTTTGATGTGCAGGCGGCCGACAACTCTCGCACCCGCCTGGTGAACATGACCTGGAGCAAGCCGCTGTGGCGCAACAGCAGTTTTTACCTGTCCGCCAACCATGAAGTCGGTGACAGCAGCTGGGCGGTGCAGGCCCAAGTGGTGGTTCCCTTCGACGTCTACGGCAGTCTCAGCCTGGGCACTGAGCGCAGTAAAACCGGGCAAAGCCAGCAGCGGGTCAATTACAGCCGCGCGGTACCTGCCGAGGGTGGCGTGGGCTTCAACCTGGGTTACGCCAGCGGCGATGGGCCGGCCTATCGTCAGGCTGACCTGACCTGGCGCCTGCAGTCGGTGCAGTTGCAGGCGGGTGTGTATGGCAGCAGCGACGCGCAAACCCGTTGGGCGGACGCTACCGGGTCGCTGGTGTGGATGGACAACCAAGTGTTCGCCGCCAACCGCGTCAACGATGCGTTTGTGGTGGTGAGTACGGATGGCGTGGGTGGCGTGCCGGTGCGCTACGAAAATCAGGTCGTGGGCGAAACCGATCGCAACGGCCACCTGTTGGTGCCGTGGACCAGTGCCTACTACCGCGCCAAATACGAGATCGACCCGCTGAACCTGCCGTCCAACGTGCAAGTGCCGAATGTGGAGCAACGGGTTGCCGTGCGCCGGGGCAGCGGCTACTTGCTTGAGTTTCCGGTGCGTCGGGTGCTCGCGGCGAGCATCACGCTGGTCGATGCCCAGCATCAGGATTTGCCCCTGGGCAGCCAGGTACGCCATGAGCAAAGCGGTGCACTGGCGGTGGTGGGTTGGGACGGCCTGGTGTACCTGGAAAACCTGGTGGCCCATAACACCTTGCAAGTCACGGTGGGCGACGGCCAGACCTGCCAGGCAACGTTCGAGCTGGATACCACGCAAGAGCAAGTGCCGCTGATCGGGCCACTGGTGTGCCAATGA
- a CDS encoding sigma-70 family RNA polymerase sigma factor yields MHELDEQLRELIPRMRRFAVSLTRNASSADDLVQSTLERAIISWADKRLEGDLRAWLFSILYRQFLDTHRRSRRYARMLEFFTGRDDAQPSVERTVMAQSTLQAFDRLNTEQRALLLWVSVEGLSYKEVANILEVPVGTVMSRLSRARQALRQLSDGEIASPSLRILK; encoded by the coding sequence ATGCATGAACTCGACGAACAGTTACGTGAACTCATCCCCAGAATGCGGCGTTTTGCCGTGTCACTGACGCGTAACGCCAGCAGCGCAGACGATCTGGTGCAGTCGACCCTGGAACGGGCGATCATCAGTTGGGCCGATAAACGCCTCGAAGGCGACCTTCGCGCCTGGCTGTTCTCGATCCTCTACCGGCAGTTCCTCGACACCCACCGCCGCAGTCGGCGCTATGCGCGCATGCTCGAATTCTTCACCGGCCGTGACGACGCACAGCCCTCGGTGGAGCGCACGGTGATGGCCCAATCGACCCTGCAAGCCTTCGACCGACTCAACACCGAACAACGCGCCCTGCTGCTGTGGGTGTCGGTCGAAGGCTTAAGCTACAAGGAAGTTGCCAATATCCTGGAGGTGCCTGTGGGCACCGTCATGTCGCGCCTGTCCCGGGCGCGCCAAGCCTTGCGTCAACTCAGCGATGGCGAAATTGCCAGCCCTTCCCTGCGGATACTCAAATGA
- a CDS encoding spore coat U domain-containing protein, which produces MRVKEWLLVWLLLASLGVSAQVQAVCSVVATVPASFGTTVSSMTVRTTSQPSSTTNAGLSCTPAVLSVLASSDHFYATVTGSSQGGLVGPTGDVISYTIYANNTASFPMTRGTAFDFGGSGGIAASLGLVFGPGTKTVPLYFATTVGSNVAAGVYSETLSIFWNWNYCSGIGIGGICLGREINSGTTTLNVSMTVVNDCQITTPPIAFGSAPVVSAFATVTGQASIACTKGSAYTVGLSDGQNPLSVGGRRQMVSGSNFLAYDIFQGAGSTRWGSVGAARRASASAEINPGNGLGTGSQVFNYNAKIYTDQATPPGGTYLDNVVLDVGF; this is translated from the coding sequence GTGAGGGTCAAGGAATGGCTGTTGGTGTGGCTGCTATTGGCGAGCCTGGGTGTGTCGGCGCAGGTGCAGGCCGTGTGTTCGGTGGTCGCCACCGTGCCGGCCAGCTTTGGCACGACGGTAAGTTCGATGACTGTGCGCACCACGTCCCAGCCCAGCTCAACGACCAACGCCGGCTTGAGCTGTACCCCGGCGGTGCTGTCGGTATTGGCTTCCAGCGACCATTTCTACGCGACCGTTACCGGTTCGTCGCAGGGCGGTTTAGTTGGGCCGACCGGTGATGTCATCAGCTATACCATCTACGCCAACAACACCGCGTCGTTTCCGATGACTCGCGGTACCGCGTTCGATTTTGGCGGCAGTGGCGGCATTGCCGCGTCCCTGGGGCTGGTGTTTGGGCCCGGCACAAAAACCGTTCCGCTGTACTTCGCTACCACCGTTGGCAGCAACGTGGCGGCGGGTGTGTACAGCGAGACGCTGAGCATTTTCTGGAACTGGAACTATTGCTCGGGCATTGGCATTGGCGGGATCTGCCTGGGCCGCGAGATCAACAGCGGAACGACCACGCTGAACGTCAGCATGACCGTGGTCAATGACTGCCAGATCACCACGCCGCCGATCGCATTCGGCAGTGCCCCGGTGGTCAGTGCCTTCGCCACGGTCACCGGGCAGGCCAGCATTGCCTGCACCAAGGGCAGTGCCTACACCGTAGGGCTCAGCGATGGGCAGAACCCGCTCAGTGTGGGCGGCCGTCGGCAGATGGTTTCTGGCAGTAATTTTCTCGCCTATGACATTTTCCAGGGAGCGGGCTCCACCCGCTGGGGTAGCGTGGGCGCAGCGCGGCGGGCCAGCGCCTCGGCAGAGATCAACCCGGGCAACGGCTTGGGCACCGGCAGTCAGGTATTCAACTACAACGCGAAAATCTACACCGACCAGGCCACACCGCCGGGTGGCACCTACCTCGACAACGTGGTGCTGGACGTGGGCTTCTAG
- a CDS encoding spore coat U domain-containing protein, whose amino-acid sequence MSRAAWAVVVCIGWGMPVSLQAVTSQSFQVSATITPGCLVVGGGTNYGSLAFGTYSALATSTASVALTGGVTLQCTPGVALSMTVDGGLHNNSGRRMQLTSGSAQVAYQLFRDAAFSQSLGISQSVSVAYSNAASITLPIYGRVQLPGNQPGGTYSDTLQVQLSW is encoded by the coding sequence ATGAGCCGGGCAGCGTGGGCGGTGGTGGTGTGCATAGGCTGGGGAATGCCGGTGTCGCTGCAGGCGGTGACGAGCCAGTCGTTCCAGGTCAGCGCGACCATCACCCCCGGCTGCCTGGTGGTCGGGGGCGGCACTAATTACGGCAGCCTGGCGTTCGGCACGTATTCGGCACTGGCAACCAGCACGGCGTCCGTCGCGCTGACCGGCGGCGTGACCCTGCAATGTACGCCGGGGGTTGCGCTGAGCATGACGGTTGATGGCGGTTTGCATAACAACAGCGGGCGCCGCATGCAGCTCACTAGCGGCAGTGCTCAGGTGGCCTATCAGCTGTTTCGGGACGCGGCCTTCAGCCAGAGCCTTGGGATCAGCCAAAGCGTCAGCGTGGCCTACAGCAATGCCGCGAGTATCACCTTGCCAATTTATGGGCGAGTGCAGTTACCGGGTAATCAGCCTGGGGGGACGTACAGCGACACGTTGCAGGTGCAACTGTCGTGGTAA
- a CDS encoding spore coat U domain-containing protein: MHALVSKAVFPLIALVWVSGAQAATVAGTVSATLVLTSSCQVNGAAATGGMSFGNLNFGTANSLFTEADGQVLGGGGGALSILCSAGTSPTLTVSAGANDGKSTGGARALYDGVANYVPYDLYTDSGHSNLLAIGGVINLAPSTGVAQAVNIYGKANGKAGLPAGTYTDTVNVTLTF; encoded by the coding sequence ATGCATGCACTCGTATCGAAAGCAGTTTTTCCATTGATCGCGCTGGTGTGGGTGTCGGGCGCGCAGGCGGCCACCGTGGCCGGCACCGTGAGCGCGACCCTGGTGCTGACCAGCAGTTGCCAGGTCAATGGCGCGGCGGCGACCGGCGGGATGAGCTTCGGTAACTTGAACTTCGGTACGGCCAATAGCCTGTTCACCGAAGCCGACGGCCAGGTGTTGGGCGGAGGTGGTGGGGCGTTGTCGATTCTGTGCTCGGCAGGTACCTCGCCGACGTTGACGGTGTCTGCCGGTGCCAATGACGGCAAGTCCACAGGCGGCGCGCGGGCCCTGTATGACGGCGTCGCCAACTACGTGCCCTACGATCTCTACACCGACAGTGGTCATTCGAATTTGCTGGCAATCGGTGGGGTGATCAACCTGGCGCCCAGTACCGGTGTGGCTCAAGCCGTGAACATTTACGGCAAGGCCAATGGTAAGGCGGGACTGCCAGCCGGTACTTACACCGACACGGTTAACGTGACCCTGACGTTCTGA